The Methanosphaera stadtmanae DSM 3091 genome includes a window with the following:
- a CDS encoding thymidylate synthase: MAKFIRTNSISQAWLTCVKKIMQEGHEVTDERGSLTKELQNVILEITNPNDNTIPECSPWHDDRLETYKKELLDPDNEQGFVYTYGNRLRQYFKIDQIDTCIEKLNNCPQSRRAIAITIDPIQDNKVDEIPCLQEIAFLIRDNQLYMTDFFRSNDCGGATFPNLFGIREVGYYVAKNTDTELVNMVHHAMSLHIYEHDWDKCREILRKY; this comes from the coding sequence ATGGCAAAATTTATTCGTACTAATTCAATATCACAAGCATGGCTTACATGTGTTAAAAAAATAATGCAAGAAGGACATGAAGTAACTGATGAAAGGGGAAGTTTAACTAAGGAACTTCAAAATGTAATTCTTGAAATTACAAATCCTAATGATAATACCATACCTGAATGTTCACCATGGCATGATGATAGACTTGAAACATATAAAAAGGAATTACTTGATCCTGATAATGAACAAGGATTTGTATATACATATGGTAACAGATTAAGACAGTATTTCAAAATAGATCAGATTGATACTTGTATCGAAAAATTAAATAATTGTCCCCAATCCCGAAGAGCTATTGCTATTACAATAGATCCAATTCAAGATAACAAGGTGGATGAAATCCCTTGTTTACAGGAAATAGCTTTTTTAATTAGGGATAATCAATTATATATGACAGATTTCTTTAGAAGCAATGATTGTGGTGGAGCAACATTTCCTAATCTTTTTGGTATAAGAGAGGTTGGTTATTATGTTGCTAAAAATACAGATACTGAACTTGTTAATATGGTTCATCATGCTATGAGCCTTCATATATATGAACATGACTGGGATAAATGTAGAGAAATTTTAAGAAAATATTAG
- the mch gene encoding methenyltetrahydromethanopterin cyclohydrolase, with protein MSESMNIAAKKIADKMVQDAEKLKVIPSTLSNGTSIIDCGVNAKGSIKGGELFTKVCLGGICDVGISIPGDLSDIMAMPAVKVKTDFPALTTLGSQKAGWKIDVNGYYAIGSGPAQTHKFKDNNIYKITNYIEDSDIAVITLEADKLPDEDIANYIADECGVKPENLTILVAPTSSLVGSIQISGRALETGIYKMYEIMNFDVTKITYAAGITPITPVDPDSLKAMGKTNDAIMFGGRAYYYIEPDEGEDLEELAANLPSSASDNYGQSFIELFKEANQDFYKMPKDIFAPAQVIVNDMITGQMFHTGFIDLKRLKKSFEVKEIIYEK; from the coding sequence ATGAGTGAAAGTATGAACATAGCAGCAAAGAAAATTGCTGATAAAATGGTTCAAGATGCAGAAAAATTAAAAGTAATTCCATCAACATTATCCAATGGAACATCTATTATAGATTGTGGTGTTAATGCTAAGGGAAGTATTAAAGGTGGGGAATTATTTACAAAAGTATGTCTTGGTGGAATTTGTGATGTTGGAATTTCAATACCTGGTGACTTAAGTGATATAATGGCTATGCCTGCTGTTAAGGTTAAAACTGATTTTCCAGCATTAACCACTCTTGGTTCTCAGAAAGCAGGATGGAAAATAGATGTTAATGGATATTATGCTATAGGTTCTGGACCTGCTCAGACACATAAATTTAAAGATAATAACATTTATAAAATAACTAACTATATTGAAGATTCAGATATTGCAGTTATTACTCTTGAAGCAGATAAATTACCTGATGAAGATATTGCTAATTATATTGCAGATGAGTGTGGTGTAAAACCAGAAAATTTAACCATACTTGTTGCACCTACATCTTCTCTTGTTGGATCTATTCAAATATCTGGTAGAGCTCTTGAAACTGGAATATACAAAATGTATGAAATAATGAACTTCGATGTTACTAAAATTACATATGCTGCAGGTATTACCCCTATTACACCAGTTGATCCTGATAGTCTTAAAGCTATGGGTAAAACTAATGATGCTATCATGTTTGGTGGAAGAGCATATTATTATATTGAACCTGATGAAGGTGAAGATTTAGAAGAATTAGCTGCTAATTTACCATCATCTGCTTCTGATAATTATGGTCAAAGCTTTATTGAATTATTTAAAGAAGCAAATCAGGATTTCTATAAAATGCCTAAGGATATTTTTGCACCAGCACAAGTTATTGTTAATGATATGATAACTGGTCAAATGTTCCACACAGGATTTATAGATCTTAAACGTCTAAAAAAATCTTTTGAAGTTAAAGAAATAATTTATGAAAAATAA
- the ribC gene encoding riboflavin synthase produces the protein MSKRIGICSTTFARFDMASAAIKQIKKQVTGVKYIERYVPGVKDLPVAAKKLIEEENCDIVMAFGMPGGEKIDKLCAHEASTGLIQAQLMTNTHILEVFVHEDEGKDEKDLKELAYNRATQHADNLVKMLFKPEAMKKEAGTGVREGRENKGPL, from the coding sequence ATGTCAAAAAGAATAGGAATTTGTAGTACTACCTTTGCACGATTTGATATGGCAAGTGCAGCAATTAAACAAATAAAAAAACAAGTTACTGGTGTTAAATATATCGAACGTTATGTTCCTGGTGTTAAAGATTTACCAGTTGCTGCTAAAAAGTTAATTGAAGAAGAAAACTGTGACATTGTTATGGCTTTTGGAATGCCTGGTGGCGAAAAGATCGATAAGTTATGTGCTCATGAAGCAAGTACTGGTCTTATACAAGCACAACTAATGACTAATACCCATATACTTGAAGTATTTGTTCATGAAGATGAAGGAAAAGATGAAAAAGATCTTAAAGAATTAGCATATAACCGTGCAACCCAACATGCAGATAATCTTGTAAAAATGTTATTTAAGCCAGAAGCTATGAAAAAAGAAGCTGGAACTGGTGTACGTGAAGGTCGAGAAAATAAAGGACCATTATAA
- a CDS encoding MIP/aquaporin family protein yields MTEFRKILSEVIGTYTLVFFGTLSVVVTLLIAQGVETTNIFNIGIGALGGVGDWLSIGFAFAMPLIAAIYAFARISGAHFNPAVTIGLWSIKKFPTKDVIPYIVSQIIGSLLATFTIVAILGKQASTIGVLGSVAPFGDVTLLGVFIAEFLGTFLLMYAIMAVAVDKNAQPGFAALIIGLVILGIVVAIGNISGSGINPARSLTPMIGNLIVAGTPIDLLVLAVYIIAPILGAICGAQLYEYLYKEIGY; encoded by the coding sequence ATGACTGAATTTAGAAAGATACTAAGTGAAGTTATAGGTACCTATACTCTCGTATTTTTTGGTACTCTATCAGTAGTAGTAACATTATTAATAGCCCAAGGAGTAGAAACTACAAACATATTTAACATAGGAATTGGAGCATTAGGTGGAGTGGGTGATTGGTTATCCATAGGTTTTGCATTTGCAATGCCACTAATAGCAGCAATATATGCTTTTGCTAGGATATCTGGAGCCCATTTTAATCCTGCTGTAACTATTGGATTATGGTCTATAAAGAAATTTCCTACAAAGGATGTTATACCATACATAGTTTCACAAATAATAGGATCATTACTTGCTACTTTTACAATAGTAGCTATACTTGGTAAACAAGCATCAACTATAGGTGTTCTTGGATCTGTAGCACCTTTTGGTGATGTTACATTACTTGGAGTGTTTATTGCTGAATTTTTAGGTACATTTCTATTAATGTATGCAATTATGGCTGTGGCAGTTGATAAAAATGCACAACCTGGATTTGCTGCATTGATAATTGGACTTGTAATTCTAGGAATCGTTGTTGCTATAGGTAATATAAGTGGATCTGGTATTAATCCAGCTCGTTCACTAACACCAATGATTGGAAATCTTATAGTGGCAGGTACTCCTATAGACCTATTAGTTCTAGCTGTGTATATTATTGCCCCAATTTTAGGAGCAATATGTGGTGCTCAATTATATGAATACTTGTATAAAGAGATTGGATATTAA
- a CDS encoding transcription factor S, which translates to MEFCPNCGKVLLPKKGILHCYGCNYEKKLSDDEKQDYVINKDVSDKQNIIVTDDSINTHPTTRGLCYRCGNRELEWWMVQMHRSDEAETRFYRCTKCGNTWRRSN; encoded by the coding sequence ATGGAATTTTGTCCTAATTGTGGAAAGGTGTTACTTCCAAAAAAGGGTATTTTACATTGTTATGGATGTAACTATGAGAAAAAATTATCTGATGATGAGAAACAGGATTATGTTATTAATAAGGATGTTTCAGATAAACAAAATATTATAGTAACGGATGATTCAATAAATACACATCCTACAACGAGAGGTTTATGTTATAGGTGTGGTAATAGGGAACTAGAATGGTGGATGGTTCAAATGCACCGTTCTGATGAGGCAGAAACAAGATTTTATAGATGTACAAAATGTGGTAATACATGGAGGAGATCTAATTAA
- a CDS encoding 50S ribosomal protein L15e, translating to MYKYMKEAWKNPDESYVKELMRERLPKWRRQPVIIRIDKPTRIDRARRLGYKAKTGYVVARIRVRRGSRRKSRFKNGRDPKRMGVNKISGEKSIQRMAEERVARKYPNLEVLNSYWVWEDGKAKYYEVILVDPQCPSIQHDNKINWICSKKHTRRAFRGLTSAGKKGRGLNKKGKGAEKVR from the coding sequence ATGTATAAGTATATGAAAGAAGCATGGAAAAACCCAGATGAATCTTATGTGAAAGAACTCATGAGAGAAAGATTACCTAAATGGAGAAGACAACCTGTAATTATAAGAATTGACAAACCAACAAGAATCGACAGAGCACGTCGTTTAGGTTATAAAGCTAAAACAGGATATGTAGTCGCTAGAATTAGAGTAAGAAGAGGATCAAGAAGAAAATCCAGATTCAAAAACGGAAGAGATCCTAAAAGAATGGGTGTAAACAAAATTTCAGGAGAAAAATCCATTCAAAGAATGGCTGAAGAACGTGTTGCACGTAAATATCCTAACTTAGAAGTATTAAACTCATACTGGGTATGGGAAGATGGTAAAGCAAAATACTACGAAGTAATCCTTGTAGATCCTCAATGTCCTTCAATCCAACATGATAACAAAATCAATTGGATTTGTAGTAAAAAACACACAAGACGTGCTTTCAGAGGTTTAACTTCTGCAGGTAAAAAAGGAAGAGGATTAAATAAAAAAGGTAAAGGTGCTGAAAAGGTTAGATAA
- a CDS encoding RNA-binding domain-containing protein, translating into MIHNISYRTFVYGTEDEEKVTDAISYIFPNLLPEKTITEDHFGNDIIILSEKITKKRHNRDFIKFFNENLSNSDKEIIKNELSRRMDEKGNFFLRFDKQEAYNRNLKLTYSGNAIHARIKIASYPVSKENALKVAYKLFDFL; encoded by the coding sequence ATGATCCATAATATTTCTTATAGAACATTTGTTTATGGAACAGAGGATGAAGAAAAGGTAACTGATGCTATCAGTTATATTTTTCCCAACCTTTTACCTGAAAAAACCATTACTGAAGATCACTTTGGTAATGATATAATAATATTATCTGAGAAAATAACTAAAAAACGACATAATCGAGATTTTATAAAGTTTTTTAATGAAAATTTATCTAATTCAGATAAAGAAATTATTAAAAACGAGTTAAGTCGTAGAATGGATGAAAAAGGAAACTTTTTCCTACGTTTTGACAAACAAGAAGCTTATAATAGAAATCTTAAGTTAACATACTCAGGTAATGCTATACATGCTAGAATAAAAATTGCTAGTTATCCAGTAAGTAAAGAGAATGCATTGAAAGTTGCTTATAAACTCTTTGACTTCTTATAA
- the rnp3 gene encoding ribonuclease P protein component 3 — MTIFYDLNVAPEIEVIEQLEEFGFNGACIFYDSNEYDMSIKESFDKLNEDTHMTLYHGVCIDETNPKLLRNTVQRFYKKVDLIMANGGDSKINRAICEMPQIDIINHPYLNNRNSGINHVLAKLLVKNNISVNINLMDILKNRGYYKARILNQINQLLLLENKYNFRVVISSGSECFYDVRSPKSMILLNQTMNMDLKHAKNTISKNPLEIIKNITKHKNSIIDGVQIIE, encoded by the coding sequence ATGACTATTTTTTATGATTTAAATGTTGCACCAGAAATAGAAGTTATTGAACAATTAGAAGAATTTGGATTTAATGGAGCTTGTATATTTTATGATTCAAATGAATATGATATGAGTATTAAAGAATCTTTTGATAAATTAAATGAAGATACACATATGACTTTATATCATGGTGTTTGTATTGATGAAACTAATCCTAAATTACTACGCAATACTGTTCAACGTTTTTATAAAAAAGTAGATTTAATTATGGCAAATGGTGGTGATTCTAAAATTAATCGTGCTATTTGTGAAATGCCCCAAATTGATATTATTAATCATCCATACTTAAATAATCGTAATAGTGGTATTAATCATGTACTTGCTAAGTTATTAGTTAAAAACAATATTAGTGTCAATATAAATCTAATGGATATATTGAAAAATAGAGGTTATTATAAGGCAAGAATTCTTAATCAAATCAATCAATTATTATTATTAGAAAATAAATATAATTTTCGTGTTGTTATAAGTAGCGGTAGTGAGTGTTTTTACGATGTTAGATCTCCTAAAAGTATGATTTTATTAAATCAAACAATGAATATGGATTTAAAACATGCCAAAAATACTATTTCAAAAAATCCTCTTGAAATAATTAAAAATATAACAAAACATAAAAATAGTATTATTGATGGAGTTCAAATTATTGAATAA
- a CDS encoding Rpp14/Pop5 family protein, which translates to MTKLKILPPTLREKKRYIAFNLYSETKIKRDEIITFLWNNLINIYGEIESSKINLWLINVKQVENPNRFQYKCIIKCRRGYENKMITALNSIVRYKKNRVVIHTLATSGTIKSLDNKFNLL; encoded by the coding sequence ATGACTAAATTAAAAATTTTACCACCTACATTAAGAGAAAAAAAAAGATACATAGCCTTTAATTTATATAGTGAAACTAAAATTAAAAGAGATGAAATTATCACATTTCTCTGGAATAACCTAATAAACATATATGGTGAAATAGAGTCAAGTAAAATAAATTTATGGCTTATAAATGTAAAACAAGTTGAAAATCCCAACAGATTTCAGTATAAATGTATTATAAAATGTAGACGTGGATATGAAAATAAGATGATTACTGCCCTTAATTCAATAGTTAGATATAAAAAAAATAGAGTTGTAATCCATACATTAGCAACCTCTGGTACTATTAAATCATTAGATAATAAATTTAACCTCCTCTAA
- the purB gene encoding adenylosuccinate lyase: MAIHPIEFRYGTPEMKAIWEQESKLQNMLKVEAALAKAEAEIGLIPKDAADEINKKATTEYVKQERVDEIEQATHHDIAALMKALEEVCENDAGEYVHYGATSNDIIDSSQSIQLKDSIIIIREKVVKLIELLIDLAQEHKNTVTIGRTHGQHALPTTYGMKFAIYIDELTRQLDRLDLTKEHLCVGMMTGAVGTTAALGDVGYDIHMRVSEILGLNPVHISNQVVQRDNHAEYVMTLANICSTLEKMALEVRNLQRTEIMEVGEKFDPKKQVGSSTMPHKRNPITGERICGVSRVVRSYVNAALQNNPLWHERDLTNSSCERIILPESAILTDYILNLSLKLFGKLEFHEENIERNLNLSNGLVMAERFMSKLTQKGMGRQSAYSLVRSCAMEAYAQDTGLKDILSKQEEILEHLTMEEIEETMDPHTYLGSSAKFVDNVIKYAKKAIKE, translated from the coding sequence ATGGCAATACATCCAATAGAATTTAGATATGGTACTCCAGAAATGAAGGCTATATGGGAACAAGAATCAAAATTACAGAATATGTTAAAAGTTGAAGCCGCACTTGCAAAAGCAGAAGCTGAAATAGGCTTAATTCCAAAAGATGCTGCAGATGAAATAAATAAAAAAGCTACAACTGAATATGTTAAACAAGAACGTGTAGATGAAATTGAACAAGCTACACACCATGATATTGCAGCATTAATGAAAGCATTAGAAGAAGTATGTGAAAATGATGCTGGAGAATATGTTCACTATGGAGCAACAAGTAATGATATTATTGATTCAAGTCAATCAATACAACTTAAGGATTCAATTATAATTATAAGAGAAAAAGTTGTAAAACTCATTGAATTATTAATTGATTTAGCTCAAGAACATAAAAATACTGTAACAATTGGAAGAACACATGGACAACATGCACTTCCTACAACATATGGTATGAAATTTGCTATATACATAGATGAACTTACCCGTCAATTAGATAGATTAGATTTAACAAAAGAACATTTATGTGTTGGTATGATGACTGGAGCAGTTGGTACAACAGCTGCTCTTGGTGATGTAGGTTATGATATTCATATGAGAGTATCTGAAATATTAGGACTTAATCCTGTACATATTTCAAACCAAGTAGTTCAAAGGGATAATCATGCAGAATATGTTATGACTCTTGCAAATATATGTAGTACACTTGAAAAAATGGCATTAGAAGTTCGTAACTTACAAAGAACTGAAATAATGGAAGTTGGTGAAAAATTCGATCCTAAAAAACAGGTAGGTAGTAGTACAATGCCACATAAAAGAAATCCCATAACTGGTGAAAGAATATGTGGTGTATCTAGAGTTGTAAGATCATATGTAAATGCAGCACTACAAAACAACCCATTATGGCATGAAAGAGACTTAACTAACTCCTCTTGTGAACGTATCATATTACCAGAATCAGCTATATTAACAGATTATATATTAAATCTTTCATTAAAATTATTTGGTAAACTTGAATTCCATGAAGAAAATATTGAACGTAACTTAAACTTAAGTAATGGATTGGTAATGGCTGAAAGATTCATGTCAAAATTAACACAAAAAGGTATGGGAAGACAAAGTGCATACAGCCTTGTAAGATCATGTGCAATGGAAGCTTATGCTCAAGATACTGGACTTAAAGACATATTATCAAAACAAGAAGAAATTCTTGAACATTTAACAATGGAAGAAATTGAAGAAACAATGGATCCTCATACATACCTTGGAAGCAGTGCT